A window of Rhodococcus sp. SGAir0479 contains these coding sequences:
- a CDS encoding IniB N-terminal domain-containing protein yields MASNAVLDFILRLLRDEDAAAAYCANPQGALTAAGLSDVCVADIAAVAPMVAESGLFGGAAGDLSAILAAGTGAAGSIGATAGGGLGGGLGAGLGLGGGAGLGAGAGLGVGAAVGGGLAGGIGGGLGGGFDFGGDLAAGLNAALAAGGAIGAQLGAAIGAAIEAAAGLGGSLDLGGLTDVAGSVDLGGALAAALGGALDIDGSLVTDLGAALGAAFEGIGGIDLDGLLSVDGALTAALENAFAIGGDLGGQLGTTLGAMFDAAIGAGADLGASLSGALESALASALSLAGGLDGDVLAGVGADLSGLLESALSLGGSIGADLGAALGGALELGGAFDLAQLVDIDAALDLGAQLGTAIGGSLGVDGDLAAQLGAALGAALDGAGSLDLTGLLEAGGGLTAALESAFAVGGDLGASLGAAFGSALEGAVAAAGDLGGSLESVLGGALGVGGDLGAALTGALESALTVGADLAAQLGGSVGADLTAALSGALETALASGGAVGAELGAALGAALDGGLGGSLDLDALVNAGGDLGAAISGALGSALDVDGALTTSLAAALDSALALGGNIEVGAGADLGGLLEGAFGVGGSAGADLGAALGGVLGGGLESGTALDLGALLGGDAGFGAELGGALSGLLGTGSTAGGDLGAALDAALGAGGGLGAVGDAAGELGGQLGGQVGGELGGQLGAGLGSTGDLGAGLGVDLGAGLSGAFDGMVDAATSAVADVSSGLDAGLAGGLGSTGAVDGGVGAELGGGFAGGLDAGFTGAGDIAADLTSGFDAALQGAVDTAAQLSGGANAWSTIDTDAFGSAQSDAGLFGGAVADLGDQLGAVVDPAPVHLDLGHDPLP; encoded by the coding sequence ATGGCCAGCAACGCAGTTCTCGACTTCATCCTCCGGCTCCTCCGCGACGAGGACGCCGCCGCCGCCTACTGCGCCAACCCGCAGGGGGCCCTGACCGCGGCCGGCCTGTCCGACGTGTGCGTGGCCGACATCGCCGCGGTGGCCCCGATGGTGGCCGAATCCGGCCTGTTCGGCGGCGCCGCGGGCGATCTGAGCGCCATCCTCGCCGCGGGCACCGGAGCGGCGGGCTCGATCGGCGCCACTGCCGGTGGCGGACTGGGCGGCGGCCTGGGCGCGGGCCTCGGGCTGGGCGGCGGCGCCGGCCTCGGCGCGGGAGCCGGCCTGGGCGTCGGTGCCGCGGTGGGCGGTGGCCTCGCCGGTGGGATCGGCGGCGGTCTCGGTGGTGGCTTCGACTTCGGCGGCGACCTCGCGGCCGGGCTGAACGCCGCGCTCGCCGCGGGCGGTGCCATCGGCGCCCAGCTCGGTGCCGCCATCGGCGCGGCGATCGAGGCGGCGGCCGGGCTCGGCGGCAGCCTCGACCTCGGCGGTCTGACGGACGTTGCCGGTTCGGTGGACCTGGGCGGCGCGCTGGCCGCGGCGCTGGGCGGTGCGCTCGACATCGACGGCTCGCTCGTCACGGATCTCGGTGCGGCGCTGGGTGCGGCGTTCGAGGGCATCGGCGGCATCGACCTGGACGGGCTGCTGTCCGTCGACGGCGCGCTGACGGCCGCGCTCGAGAACGCGTTCGCGATCGGTGGCGATTTGGGTGGTCAGCTCGGCACCACGCTGGGTGCGATGTTCGACGCGGCGATCGGAGCGGGCGCCGACCTCGGGGCATCGCTCTCGGGCGCGCTGGAGTCGGCCCTCGCATCGGCGCTGTCCCTCGCGGGCGGCCTCGACGGCGACGTCCTCGCCGGCGTGGGTGCGGACCTGAGCGGTCTGCTCGAATCGGCGCTCTCGCTGGGCGGCTCCATCGGCGCCGACCTCGGTGCCGCTCTGGGCGGCGCCCTCGAACTCGGCGGGGCGTTCGACCTCGCGCAGCTGGTGGACATCGACGCCGCGCTCGACCTCGGCGCGCAGCTGGGGACCGCCATCGGCGGGTCGCTGGGCGTCGACGGGGACCTGGCCGCGCAGCTCGGTGCCGCCCTGGGCGCGGCGCTCGACGGCGCCGGCAGCCTCGATCTGACGGGCCTGCTGGAGGCGGGCGGTGGCCTGACGGCGGCCCTCGAGAGCGCCTTCGCGGTCGGCGGCGACCTCGGTGCCTCGCTCGGCGCGGCGTTCGGCAGTGCCCTCGAGGGCGCGGTCGCGGCGGCGGGTGACCTGGGCGGCTCCCTGGAGTCGGTGCTCGGCGGCGCGCTCGGGGTCGGCGGCGACCTCGGGGCGGCGCTCACCGGCGCTCTCGAGTCCGCCCTGACCGTCGGCGCCGACCTGGCCGCCCAGCTGGGCGGCTCCGTCGGGGCGGACCTCACCGCCGCACTCAGCGGAGCGCTGGAGACTGCCCTCGCGAGTGGCGGCGCTGTCGGCGCCGAGCTCGGGGCCGCCCTCGGCGCTGCCCTGGACGGCGGGCTCGGTGGCAGCCTCGACCTCGATGCCCTGGTGAACGCCGGCGGCGATCTCGGCGCCGCCATCAGCGGTGCGCTCGGCAGCGCGCTCGACGTGGACGGTGCGCTGACGACGTCGCTCGCCGCGGCACTCGACAGCGCGCTCGCGCTCGGCGGCAACATCGAGGTGGGCGCCGGCGCGGATCTCGGTGGCCTGCTCGAGGGCGCCTTCGGTGTGGGCGGTTCGGCCGGTGCGGATCTCGGCGCCGCGCTCGGTGGCGTGCTGGGCGGCGGACTCGAGTCCGGGACCGCGCTCGATCTCGGAGCCCTGCTCGGCGGCGACGCCGGGTTCGGGGCGGAGCTGGGTGGCGCGCTCAGCGGCCTGCTGGGCACCGGCAGCACGGCGGGCGGCGACCTCGGTGCGGCTCTCGACGCGGCGCTCGGCGCCGGCGGTGGACTTGGTGCGGTGGGCGACGCCGCCGGGGAGCTCGGTGGCCAATTGGGTGGCCAGGTCGGTGGCGAGCTGGGTGGCCAGCTCGGCGCCGGCCTCGGCTCCACCGGCGACCTGGGCGCCGGCCTGGGCGTGGACCTGGGCGCGGGTCTGAGCGGCGCGTTCGACGGCATGGTCGACGCCGCGACGTCCGCGGTGGCGGACGTGTCCAGCGGCCTCGACGCCGGTCTGGCAGGCGGCCTCGGTTCCACCGGCGCCGTGGACGGCGGCGTCGGCGCGGAGCTCGGGGGCGGATTCGCGGGCGGCCTCGACGCCGGTTTCACCGGCGCCGGCGACATCGCGGCCGACCTCACGAGCGGGTTCGACGCCGCGCTGCAGGGCGCGGTGGACACCGCCGCGCAGCTGTCCGGCGGCGCGAACGCCTGGTCCACCATCGACACCGACGCGTTCGGCTCCGCACAGTCGGACGCCGGACTGTTCGGCGGCGCGGTCGCCGACCTCGGGGACCAGCTCGGTGCCGTCGTCGATCCGGCGCCCGTCCACCTGGACCTCGGCCACGACCCGCTGCCGTGA
- a CDS encoding Hsp70 family protein, translating into MAAGLGIAVGTTNSVIAVAPDHASATDETAAVHSRPTALSVPTDGAPVLAGLDVSPTGTRVTGYVERVGDPVGLLDDSGRVHRGEDLFAATVTGLIATVHDEGDDTASADAVVVTHPTAWSAYTVSALESALDRAGVPDARLVPEALACVRWLESARGPQGDGVVVVYDLGGSGLDVTVVRTGAAPSVIGRPLHSEDFAGDSIDHLVTRLVLDGLAGRTADLDPFDAATTAALLDLRRRCTDAKEALSTDTETTLAVALPGLGTDVRLVRSELEDLIREPLTKSLELVREALRAAEIESSDVTAVLLAGGGGAIPLVAELVSSELGLTVVAAPEPARTAALGAARLAADVPAAAAAPAAVATAETVELPRAAAAPVVPAFPTRRHTTRDGSSMRRRVAVVASAAAALAVLTAGGLALGTSSAPPAQSSSPDIGTSTSTTAPTTGGDRPVTEPGTADAVTVGRTGTGTGTGTQAPAVAGAEGGAPAAGAAGTPATPGAPTSDGAPGAPAPAPAAPPATPSGTEPGGGTPPPVYPPSGGGPSAPVYNGPSPSEVGAGMGQVATGIGQGLGGVVTGIGTGVGNVVGAVVDPVTGLLIGQ; encoded by the coding sequence ATGGCCGCCGGGCTCGGAATTGCTGTCGGAACCACCAATTCGGTCATCGCCGTCGCCCCCGATCATGCATCGGCGACCGACGAGACGGCCGCGGTCCACTCGCGGCCCACCGCGTTGTCCGTGCCGACCGACGGGGCGCCGGTGCTGGCCGGGCTGGATGTCTCCCCCACCGGGACGCGGGTGACCGGGTACGTCGAACGAGTCGGAGACCCGGTGGGCCTGCTCGACGACAGCGGCCGCGTGCACCGCGGGGAAGACCTGTTCGCCGCGACCGTGACCGGGTTGATCGCCACCGTGCACGACGAGGGCGACGACACCGCCTCCGCGGACGCCGTCGTCGTCACCCACCCCACTGCGTGGAGCGCGTACACCGTCTCCGCACTCGAATCCGCGCTGGACCGCGCGGGCGTGCCGGACGCACGGCTGGTGCCCGAGGCCCTGGCCTGCGTGCGCTGGCTCGAGTCCGCCCGCGGGCCGCAGGGCGACGGCGTCGTGGTGGTCTACGACCTCGGCGGCTCCGGGCTGGACGTCACGGTGGTCCGGACCGGCGCCGCACCGTCGGTCATCGGGCGCCCGCTCCACTCCGAGGACTTCGCCGGCGACAGCATCGACCACCTGGTGACCCGCCTCGTCCTCGACGGCCTGGCCGGGCGGACGGCCGACCTCGACCCGTTCGACGCCGCGACGACGGCCGCGCTGCTCGACCTGCGCCGGCGCTGCACCGACGCCAAGGAAGCCCTGTCGACCGACACCGAGACGACACTCGCGGTAGCGCTCCCGGGCCTCGGGACCGACGTGCGGCTCGTACGCTCGGAGCTCGAGGACCTGATCCGGGAACCGCTGACGAAGTCCCTCGAACTGGTTCGGGAAGCGTTGCGCGCGGCCGAGATCGAGAGTTCCGACGTCACCGCCGTACTGCTCGCCGGCGGTGGCGGTGCGATCCCGCTCGTCGCCGAACTGGTCTCGTCCGAACTGGGCCTCACCGTCGTCGCGGCGCCCGAGCCGGCCCGGACCGCGGCCCTCGGCGCCGCCCGTCTCGCGGCCGACGTCCCCGCCGCGGCGGCCGCCCCGGCCGCAGTCGCCACCGCCGAGACCGTCGAGCTGCCGCGCGCCGCGGCCGCACCGGTCGTCCCGGCGTTCCCGACGCGGCGCCACACCACCCGCGACGGCTCGAGCATGCGGCGGCGGGTCGCGGTGGTGGCGTCCGCGGCCGCCGCGCTGGCGGTGCTCACCGCGGGCGGACTGGCGCTCGGGACCTCGTCGGCGCCTCCCGCGCAATCGAGTTCGCCCGACATCGGCACCTCCACCTCGACCACCGCACCCACCACCGGCGGGGACCGTCCGGTGACGGAGCCGGGCACCGCGGACGCGGTCACCGTCGGGCGCACCGGCACCGGCACCGGCACCGGTACCCAGGCGCCCGCTGTCGCCGGTGCCGAGGGCGGCGCCCCCGCCGCGGGTGCCGCCGGAACCCCGGCCACCCCCGGCGCGCCGACGTCCGACGGCGCCCCCGGCGCTCCCGCGCCCGCACCCGCCGCGCCGCCCGCCACCCCCTCCGGCACCGAGCCGGGAGGCGGAACACCGCCGCCGGTCTACCCGCCGTCCGGTGGTGGACCCTCGGCGCCGGTCTACAACGGGCCGTCCCCGAGCGAGGTCGGTGCGGGAATGGGCCAGGTGGCCACGGGAATCGGCCAGGGCCTCGGCGGTGTCGTGACCGGCATCGGCACCGGCGTCGGCAACGTCGTCGGAGCCGTCGTCGATCCCGTCACCGGGCTGCTGATCGGACAGTAA
- a CDS encoding dynamin family protein: MNDAMTSLLDRTVEIASSTGRHDLVQRLGLVRTRVVDPRFRVVVVGQLKQGKSQFVNSLLNLSVCSVGDDETTAVPTVVQNAADAFAELVLAEPGSEPRRVPVPLDRLDTVHPKMPLAEGREVLRLEVNVPSPLLADGLVFVDTPGVGGHGNPHAAATLGLLPAADAVLVLSDASQEFTEPELTFLRQVTGLCPATACLVTKTDLYPHWRRIVDVDREHLTRAGLDVPLLPISSLLRSHAMRLDDRSLHEESGFDALYAFLRTRVVEHAEGGLRRTVSLDVHSVVEHLQLALASELAALRDPEKGAAAVAELQRAKAATEELQKKTARWQQTLADGIADLASDIDHDLRDRLRQVTREAERAVDEGDPGKEWTELGEWLEQQIAQSVGDNFVWAHERALWLAEVVAEHFADAGAVELPQLDVADTDGLLEPVAELSDLESGRIGITQKVLVGMRGSYGGVLMFGLVTTLMGMALVNPISVGAGFLLGTKAYRDDRDARVVKRRADAKVAIRRFTDDVSFQVGKESKDRLRIVQRLLRDHFTAIAEQTLRSLADSLRAAQEAATVASAERSRRAAEVERQLAALTELKQRAAQLFPVEDAESRAATA, translated from the coding sequence ATGAACGACGCGATGACGAGCCTGCTCGATCGGACGGTGGAGATCGCCTCCTCGACCGGGCGACACGATCTGGTGCAGCGCCTGGGGCTGGTCCGGACCCGGGTGGTCGACCCACGCTTCCGGGTCGTGGTGGTGGGACAGCTCAAGCAGGGCAAGAGCCAGTTCGTCAATTCCCTGCTCAACCTCTCGGTGTGTTCGGTGGGTGACGACGAGACCACGGCGGTGCCGACCGTGGTGCAGAACGCCGCGGACGCGTTCGCCGAGTTGGTCCTCGCCGAGCCCGGCAGCGAACCCCGCCGGGTGCCGGTGCCGCTCGACCGACTCGACACGGTGCACCCCAAGATGCCGCTGGCGGAGGGCCGCGAGGTACTGCGACTGGAAGTGAACGTCCCCAGTCCGCTGCTGGCCGACGGCCTCGTCTTCGTCGACACCCCGGGAGTGGGCGGACACGGAAACCCGCACGCCGCCGCCACCCTGGGCCTGCTGCCGGCGGCCGACGCCGTCCTGGTGCTGTCCGACGCCAGCCAGGAGTTCACCGAACCCGAACTCACGTTCCTGCGGCAGGTCACCGGCCTGTGCCCGGCCACGGCGTGCCTGGTCACCAAGACCGATCTGTACCCGCACTGGCGCCGGATCGTCGACGTCGACCGCGAGCACCTCACGCGCGCCGGACTCGACGTCCCGCTGCTGCCGATCTCGTCGCTCCTGCGCTCGCACGCGATGCGCCTCGACGACCGCTCGCTGCACGAGGAATCCGGCTTCGACGCGCTGTACGCGTTCCTGCGCACCCGCGTCGTCGAGCACGCCGAGGGCGGGCTGCGCCGGACGGTTTCCCTCGACGTCCACTCCGTCGTCGAACACCTGCAGCTCGCGCTCGCGAGCGAGCTGGCGGCGCTACGCGACCCGGAGAAGGGCGCGGCGGCCGTCGCGGAACTGCAGCGCGCCAAGGCCGCCACCGAGGAACTGCAGAAGAAGACCGCCCGCTGGCAGCAGACACTCGCGGACGGGATCGCCGACCTGGCGTCGGACATCGACCACGACCTGCGGGACCGGCTGCGGCAGGTCACCCGGGAGGCCGAGCGCGCGGTCGACGAGGGCGACCCGGGCAAGGAGTGGACCGAGCTGGGGGAGTGGCTCGAGCAGCAGATCGCGCAGTCGGTGGGCGACAACTTCGTGTGGGCTCACGAGCGGGCGCTGTGGCTCGCCGAGGTGGTGGCCGAGCACTTCGCCGACGCGGGCGCGGTGGAACTGCCGCAGCTGGACGTCGCGGACACCGACGGGTTGCTCGAGCCGGTCGCCGAGTTGTCCGATCTCGAGTCCGGGCGCATCGGCATCACCCAGAAGGTGCTGGTGGGCATGCGCGGGTCGTACGGCGGCGTGCTCATGTTCGGTCTGGTGACCACGCTGATGGGCATGGCGCTGGTCAATCCCATCTCGGTCGGTGCGGGATTCCTGTTGGGCACCAAGGCGTATCGCGACGACCGCGACGCGCGGGTGGTCAAGCGCCGGGCCGACGCGAAGGTCGCGATCCGGCGCTTCACCGACGACGTCAGCTTCCAGGTGGGCAAGGAGTCCAAGGACCGGCTGCGGATCGTCCAGCGCCTGCTGCGCGACCACTTCACCGCCATCGCCGAGCAGACACTGCGGTCGCTCGCCGATTCGCTGCGCGCCGCACAGGAGGCGGCCACCGTCGCCTCCGCCGAACGCAGCCGTCGCGCCGCCGAGGTCGAGCGGCAGCTGGCGGCCCTGACCGAACTGAAACAGCGCGCCGCGCAGCTGTTCCCGGTCGAGGACGCCGAGTCCCGGGCGGCCACCGCATGA
- a CDS encoding dynamin family protein, with translation MTTSLDRARALVAAARDAYPADAVARAQLAECAARLEQPLRIALAGSLKAGKSTLLNAFVGQDIAPTDATECTRVVTWYRSGHTPTVTARYDGDASAAVTVQRRAGRLTFDLGELTADRVDRLDVEWPASALTHTTIIDTPGTSSLSKDVSARTLEMLTPENAVSGADAVVYLLRSLSASDVQFLGRIGAHVGGESGPLGVVGVVSRADEVGAGRADAMMSAKDMAARFASELELTGLCQAVVPVAGLLALGARTLRQSEFAAFEALAAVPPDDLQLAMLSADRFAREDAALPVDAAMRRQLADRFGLFGIRLAVMLIRLGVTDSPTLAAELVARSGLDELRQVIDVQFGQRADQLKTHSALVALERVLETRPGPGTAAVLADVRRLLADVHGFQELRMLGRLRGTETGLGADDLTELQRLLGGFGIGAAQRLGVDPDIAPDAGRALALDAVRKWRERAAHPLVDQFTARACRVAARSAEGVLAELDGALQP, from the coding sequence ATGACGACGTCCCTCGATCGCGCCCGGGCCCTCGTCGCGGCGGCGCGCGACGCCTACCCGGCGGACGCGGTGGCGCGGGCCCAGCTCGCCGAGTGCGCGGCCCGACTCGAGCAGCCGCTGCGGATCGCGCTGGCCGGGTCGCTCAAGGCCGGCAAGTCCACGCTGCTCAACGCGTTCGTCGGGCAGGACATCGCCCCCACCGACGCGACCGAGTGCACGCGGGTGGTGACGTGGTACCGCAGCGGGCACACCCCCACGGTCACCGCCCGGTACGACGGCGACGCGTCGGCCGCGGTCACCGTGCAGCGCCGGGCCGGCCGGCTCACCTTCGACCTCGGGGAACTGACGGCCGACCGGGTGGACCGCCTCGACGTCGAGTGGCCGGCGAGCGCGCTCACGCACACGACGATCATCGACACGCCGGGCACGTCGTCGCTGTCGAAGGACGTCTCCGCGCGCACCCTCGAGATGCTCACGCCCGAGAACGCGGTGTCCGGCGCGGACGCGGTCGTGTACCTGCTGCGCAGCCTCAGCGCGTCCGACGTCCAGTTCCTCGGCCGGATCGGCGCGCACGTGGGCGGCGAGTCCGGGCCGCTCGGCGTCGTCGGCGTGGTCTCGCGGGCCGACGAGGTGGGGGCCGGCCGGGCCGACGCGATGATGTCCGCGAAGGACATGGCGGCGCGGTTCGCGTCGGAGCTGGAACTGACCGGGCTGTGCCAGGCCGTGGTGCCCGTCGCCGGGCTGCTGGCGCTGGGCGCCCGGACGCTGCGGCAGAGCGAGTTCGCGGCGTTCGAGGCCCTCGCCGCGGTACCGCCGGACGACCTGCAGTTGGCGATGCTCTCGGCCGACCGGTTCGCCCGCGAGGACGCGGCGCTGCCGGTGGACGCGGCGATGCGCCGGCAGCTGGCCGACCGGTTCGGGCTCTTCGGAATTCGACTGGCGGTCATGCTGATCCGGTTGGGTGTCACGGATTCCCCGACGCTCGCGGCGGAGTTGGTGGCGCGCAGCGGACTCGACGAACTGCGTCAGGTCATCGACGTCCAGTTCGGCCAGCGCGCGGACCAGCTCAAGACGCACTCGGCGCTCGTCGCGCTCGAACGCGTCCTCGAGACCCGTCCCGGGCCGGGGACCGCGGCCGTGCTGGCCGACGTCCGGCGCCTGCTCGCCGACGTCCACGGCTTCCAGGAATTGCGGATGCTCGGCCGCCTCCGCGGCACGGAGACCGGGCTGGGCGCCGACGATCTGACCGAGTTGCAGCGCCTGCTGGGCGGATTCGGGATCGGCGCCGCGCAACGCCTCGGCGTCGACCCGGACATCGCACCCGACGCCGGGCGCGCCCTCGCACTCGACGCGGTCCGCAAGTGGCGCGAGCGCGCCGCGCACCCGCTGGTGGACCAGTTCACCGCCCGCGCCTGCCGGGTGGCCGCCCGCAGCGCCGAGGGTGTGCTCGCGGAACTGGACGGCGCGCTGCAGCCCTGA
- a CDS encoding penicillin-binding transpeptidase domain-containing protein gives MTPVRWRSAVLAVAGTIALTSCGVFGPDSGETVARQFTEALAARDVDRAAALTDAPARAADVLRRTFDGLGDGAHGSFTVESASDALFTYRSTWDFGGGREWDYSTSVGLDSVGGNRRVAWSSAVVNERLRGEQALQYTTIADTRAVLDANGMALMEPRTVTVVDGDPKVLAADAAARTAVTTLLGRVVPGFTLPEPDPAAGWVNLVSLREEDAAPIRAQLETLRGVRVADRMQLLTVDREMTSPVVAGLRETWESRQRESAGWSVQAVDPDGSVTGSLAGGDPPSGTAMRTTLDPRIQHLAQRAVDTEPRASALVALDPGTGQVLAVAQNAAADKSGPIALTGLYPPGSTFKTVTTMAALRSGDVDADSVVDCPGTADIEGRRIPNENEFDLGRVPLHTAFAHSCNTTMGRLAVGLPADALREQAREFGLGVDYVTPGLTTVTGSVPSADTPAERVEAAIGQGQDLATPFGMAVVAAAIAAGRAPVPQLIGGEPATADHTPDPLDAAHVRDLKAMMAEAVRSGTATSLSDVSGLIGKTGTAEFGDGTHSHGWFVGIRGNVAFAVLVVSGESSGPALDIAGHFLRPLDD, from the coding sequence ATGACGCCGGTGAGGTGGAGGAGCGCGGTGCTGGCCGTCGCCGGGACGATCGCGCTGACCTCGTGCGGGGTCTTCGGCCCGGACTCCGGTGAGACGGTGGCGCGACAGTTCACCGAGGCGCTCGCGGCGCGGGACGTCGACCGGGCCGCCGCCCTCACCGACGCCCCGGCGCGGGCCGCCGACGTCCTGCGGCGCACGTTCGACGGGCTCGGCGACGGCGCGCACGGCTCGTTCACTGTCGAATCGGCGAGCGACGCACTGTTCACGTACCGGTCGACGTGGGACTTCGGCGGCGGGCGGGAGTGGGACTACTCCACCTCGGTCGGCCTGGACAGTGTCGGCGGCAACCGCCGTGTCGCGTGGTCGTCCGCCGTCGTCAACGAGCGGTTGCGCGGCGAGCAGGCCCTGCAGTACACGACCATCGCCGACACCCGCGCGGTGCTCGACGCCAACGGCATGGCGCTCATGGAGCCCCGCACCGTGACCGTCGTCGACGGCGACCCGAAGGTCCTCGCGGCCGACGCGGCGGCACGGACGGCGGTCACGACGCTGCTCGGGCGGGTGGTGCCCGGCTTCACGTTGCCGGAACCGGATCCGGCGGCCGGGTGGGTGAACCTGGTGAGCCTGCGCGAGGAGGACGCGGCGCCGATCCGCGCCCAGCTCGAGACGCTGCGCGGCGTTCGGGTGGCGGACCGGATGCAGCTGTTGACCGTCGATCGGGAGATGACGTCACCGGTGGTCGCGGGACTGCGGGAGACGTGGGAGTCGCGGCAGCGGGAATCGGCGGGCTGGAGCGTGCAGGCCGTGGACCCGGACGGCAGCGTCACCGGCAGCCTCGCGGGCGGCGACCCGCCCAGCGGCACGGCGATGCGCACCACGCTGGATCCGCGCATCCAACACCTCGCGCAGCGGGCCGTGGACACCGAACCGCGTGCCAGCGCGCTGGTGGCACTCGACCCCGGCACCGGTCAGGTGCTCGCGGTGGCGCAGAACGCGGCCGCCGACAAGTCCGGTCCCATCGCGCTCACCGGCCTGTACCCGCCCGGCTCGACGTTCAAGACGGTCACCACCATGGCGGCGCTGCGCAGCGGCGACGTGGACGCCGACTCCGTCGTTGACTGCCCCGGCACCGCCGACATCGAGGGCCGCCGGATCCCCAACGAGAACGAGTTCGACCTGGGCCGGGTGCCGCTGCACACCGCGTTCGCGCATTCGTGCAACACCACGATGGGCCGGCTCGCGGTGGGGTTGCCCGCCGACGCGCTGCGGGAGCAGGCCCGCGAGTTCGGGCTGGGCGTGGATTACGTGACGCCCGGGCTCACCACCGTCACGGGCTCGGTGCCGTCCGCCGACACCCCGGCCGAGCGGGTCGAGGCGGCCATCGGTCAGGGGCAGGACCTGGCCACGCCGTTCGGGATGGCGGTGGTGGCCGCGGCGATCGCGGCGGGCCGCGCCCCCGTCCCGCAGCTGATCGGCGGCGAGCCCGCCACCGCCGACCACACGCCGGACCCGCTCGACGCGGCCCACGTGCGCGACCTGAAGGCGATGATGGCCGAGGCCGTGCGCAGCGGCACCGCCACCAGCCTGTCCGACGTCTCCGGTCTCATCGGCAAGACGGGGACGGCCGAGTTCGGCGACGGCACGCACTCGCACGGCTGGTTCGTCGGCATCCGCGGCAACGTGGCGTTCGCGGTGCTGGTCGTCTCGGGCGAGAGCTCGGGGCCGGCGCTCGACATCGCCGGGCACTTCCTGCGCCCGCTCGACGACTGA